The Streptomyces cadmiisoli genome has a segment encoding these proteins:
- a CDS encoding bifunctional DNA primase/polymerase has protein sequence MLTTANNSPAAPVEVARWCASRGWPVHPLALGRKTPAGNCAACRAHPHRPQDCPCLARGGWCHGFHAATTDTRLLDSWWSANPGFGVGVSCGAARLVVVDVDAHSVPVPERARLLPGIRIDDRVDLSGMTTGFDTLALLAAYRGRPDPAEDVSTLRVRTPSGGLHVWYDASAHPTLFRSSTGSGSRAALAWQVDVRADGGYIVAPGTRTQDGDYRPVGPARAPAPLPGWLADELLRTGHGEDPLPRRTAATAPATARAGAAGTGEARRVLGPLLDEVRECAATPEGAGFSEKLNRAAYTAGGLVAAGSLAADEARGLLHDAAEAARPWQSRRNDRIIEGGLDAGHRHPFRLRESP, from the coding sequence GTGCTGACGACCGCGAACAACTCCCCTGCCGCACCGGTGGAGGTGGCGCGCTGGTGCGCCTCGCGCGGCTGGCCCGTCCATCCGCTCGCCCTGGGCCGCAAGACGCCCGCGGGGAACTGCGCGGCGTGCAGAGCGCACCCCCACAGGCCGCAGGACTGCCCGTGCCTGGCCCGGGGAGGCTGGTGCCACGGTTTCCACGCGGCCACCACGGACACGCGGCTCCTGGACAGCTGGTGGTCGGCCAACCCCGGTTTCGGGGTGGGTGTTTCCTGCGGGGCCGCGCGCCTGGTGGTGGTCGACGTCGACGCCCACTCCGTGCCGGTCCCGGAGCGGGCCAGGCTCCTGCCCGGGATCCGCATCGACGACCGGGTCGACCTGTCCGGCATGACCACCGGGTTCGACACCCTCGCCCTGCTCGCCGCCTACCGCGGCCGCCCCGATCCCGCCGAGGACGTGTCGACCCTCAGAGTCCGCACACCCTCCGGAGGGCTGCACGTCTGGTACGACGCCTCCGCCCACCCCACGCTGTTCCGCTCCTCGACCGGCTCCGGCTCCCGGGCCGCCCTCGCCTGGCAGGTGGACGTCCGCGCGGACGGCGGGTACATCGTCGCCCCCGGCACCCGCACCCAGGACGGCGACTACCGCCCCGTCGGCCCGGCGCGGGCTCCGGCGCCCCTGCCGGGCTGGCTGGCGGACGAGTTGCTGCGCACCGGCCACGGGGAAGACCCGCTCCCCCGCCGTACGGCCGCCACAGCCCCCGCCACGGCCCGTGCCGGGGCGGCCGGCACCGGAGAGGCGCGGCGGGTGCTCGGGCCCCTGCTCGACGAGGTGCGCGAGTGCGCCGCGACACCCGAGGGCGCGGGGTTCAGCGAGAAGCTCAACCGGGCCGCGTACACGGCCGGGGGACTCGTCGCCGCGGGCTCCCTCGCCGCCGACGAGGCCCGCGGGCTGCTGCACGACGCCGCCGAGGCCGCGCGGCCGTGGCAGTCCCGGCGCAACGACCGCATCATCGAAGGCGGGCTCGACGCCGGCCACCGGCATCCGTTCCGACTCCGGGAGAGCCCGTGA
- a CDS encoding DNA primase family protein translates to MLEFESLEGPLTPSVPAQGGPPPTGAAHAVNDRDLPGTLTDRGNAKLFVERFRGRFRHVDGLGWFAWDGYRWKRTGGEKAALWAAGEMAEAMPLRDPSGRFSERELHMHRRRTLSTAGVKALLTQAKASPSLSVDPDELDGDPYALCTPAGVIDLYTGLLSDPDPEKGCHSRATSVAPQDMPIPRWHRFLTDTFGGDAEGREMIEFLHLLLGYSVTGDVGAQVLPFLHGEGKNGKSVLLDVMMQILGDYADAAPPGFLMDRGSFSEHSTELTELHGRRLIVCSELKPNDKFDEARVRLLTGGDKIKARRMRQDFFSFTPTHHLWLLGNHRPEVSTGGFAFWRRIRLIPFERVVPDEAKIDNLALELVRDEGPGILQWLLTGAHRYLTTRNTLAGPDRVRIATHAYAATEDHIGRFLTECCTQNTNTETGHGTELRTEQGHLYTAYSAWCSTTEGIRPANARVFAQRVRQEVGLTTPADMIKSNGRKYYPGIALVVD, encoded by the coding sequence ATGCTCGAGTTCGAGAGCCTGGAGGGGCCCCTGACGCCCTCCGTGCCCGCCCAGGGCGGTCCCCCGCCGACCGGCGCGGCGCACGCCGTCAACGACCGCGATCTGCCGGGGACGTTGACGGACCGGGGGAACGCGAAGCTGTTCGTGGAGCGGTTCCGTGGGCGGTTCCGGCATGTGGACGGGCTGGGCTGGTTCGCGTGGGACGGCTACCGGTGGAAGCGCACCGGCGGTGAGAAGGCCGCACTGTGGGCGGCCGGCGAAATGGCCGAAGCCATGCCGCTGCGCGACCCGAGCGGTCGCTTCAGCGAGCGGGAGCTGCACATGCACCGCAGGCGGACGCTGTCGACCGCCGGGGTCAAGGCGCTGCTGACCCAGGCGAAGGCCTCTCCCAGCCTGTCCGTCGACCCCGACGAGCTGGACGGTGACCCCTACGCCCTGTGCACCCCGGCGGGGGTGATCGACCTGTACACGGGTCTGCTCAGTGATCCCGATCCGGAGAAGGGCTGTCACTCCCGTGCCACCAGCGTCGCTCCCCAGGACATGCCGATCCCCCGCTGGCACCGGTTCTTGACGGACACGTTCGGTGGGGACGCGGAAGGGCGGGAGATGATCGAGTTCCTGCACCTGCTGCTCGGCTACTCCGTCACCGGCGACGTCGGCGCACAAGTGCTCCCGTTCCTGCACGGCGAGGGAAAGAACGGCAAGTCCGTCCTGCTCGACGTGATGATGCAGATCCTCGGCGACTACGCCGACGCCGCCCCACCCGGCTTCCTCATGGACCGCGGCTCCTTCTCCGAACACTCCACCGAACTCACCGAACTCCACGGCCGACGCCTCATCGTCTGCAGCGAACTCAAACCCAACGACAAATTCGACGAAGCCCGCGTCCGCCTCCTCACCGGCGGCGACAAAATCAAAGCCCGCCGCATGCGCCAGGACTTCTTCTCCTTCACCCCCACCCACCACCTCTGGCTCCTCGGCAACCACCGCCCCGAAGTCTCCACCGGCGGCTTCGCCTTCTGGCGCCGCATACGCCTCATCCCCTTCGAACGCGTCGTCCCCGACGAAGCCAAAATCGACAACCTCGCCCTCGAACTCGTCCGCGACGAAGGACCCGGCATCCTCCAATGGCTCCTCACCGGAGCACACCGATACCTCACCACCCGCAACACCCTCGCCGGCCCCGACCGCGTCCGCATCGCCACCCACGCCTACGCAGCCACCGAAGACCACATCGGACGCTTCCTCACCGAATGCTGCACCCAAAACACCAACACAGAAACCGGACACGGTACCGAACTCCGCACCGAACAAGGCCACCTCTACACCGCCTACAGCGCCTGGTGCAGCACCACCGAAGGCATCCGCCCCGCCAACGCCCGCGTCTTCGCCCAACGCGTCCGACAAGAAGTCGGCCTCACCACCCCCGCAGACATGATCAAATCCAACGGCCGGAAGTACTACCCCGGCATCGCCCTGGTGGTGGACTAG